One window from the genome of Streptomyces sp. WZ-12 encodes:
- a CDS encoding histidine phosphatase family protein has translation MSELLLVRHGETEWSRDGRHTSWTDLPLTANGEEQARALRPLLSGRKIAQVYASPMTRALRTAELAGLPTPQIVDDLREWDYGGDEGITTAQIHRSRPDWYLFDDGVAPGPADHPGESPEEVGARADRVLALVAPHLETDEGDVALVAHAHFLRVLTARRLGLPPAAGGLFTFGTGAIGVLGTEHGRPAVVAWNARSL, from the coding sequence ATGAGCGAGCTGCTGCTGGTCCGGCACGGCGAGACCGAGTGGAGCCGCGACGGCCGCCACACCAGTTGGACCGACCTCCCGCTCACCGCCAACGGCGAGGAGCAGGCCCGCGCGCTACGGCCGCTGCTCTCCGGCCGGAAGATCGCGCAGGTCTACGCCAGCCCCATGACGCGCGCCCTGCGCACCGCCGAACTGGCCGGCCTCCCCACTCCACAGATCGTCGATGACCTGCGGGAATGGGACTACGGCGGCGACGAGGGCATCACCACCGCCCAGATCCACCGCAGCAGACCCGACTGGTACCTCTTCGACGACGGCGTCGCACCCGGACCGGCCGACCACCCCGGGGAGTCCCCCGAGGAGGTCGGCGCCCGTGCCGACCGCGTACTGGCACTGGTCGCCCCCCACCTGGAGACCGACGAGGGCGACGTGGCGCTGGTCGCGCACGCGCACTTCCTGCGCGTACTGACCGCCCGCCGCCTGGGCCTCCCGCCCGCCGCCGGCGGCCTGTTCACCTTCGGCACCGGCGCGATCGGCGTCCTGGGCACCGAACACGGCCGCCCGGCGGTGGTCGCCTGGAACGCCCGCAGCCTCTGA
- a CDS encoding FkbM family methyltransferase, producing the protein MTLAARVGRWLPGRLVSALAAGLYPRFEPELARLDDFCPAGGTAVDVGGWYGPWTLRLARRADRVVTVEPVPHLARLLASVTPAHVDVVSAAATDHTGCATLWLPPDGRGDRGVSSLVRRDVHSVTLDVPCLPLDALRLTAVTLIKIDVDGGELATLRGAARTIEREHPALFVELETRIQPLAPVLEWTATRGYCGWVLPRDRWLPLADFDLSTHQSHTSHLAEHGLLRRSLAPHRRYVNSVLFLPDGARPGSAHTAPVAASASPPAAIRDHVHHEPRH; encoded by the coding sequence ATGACGCTTGCGGCGCGGGTGGGGCGCTGGTTACCGGGGCGCCTGGTGTCGGCGCTGGCGGCCGGGCTCTACCCGCGGTTCGAACCGGAGTTGGCCCGGCTGGACGACTTCTGCCCGGCCGGCGGCACGGCCGTGGACGTCGGGGGCTGGTACGGCCCGTGGACCCTGCGCCTGGCGCGGCGCGCGGACCGCGTCGTCACCGTCGAGCCCGTCCCGCACCTGGCCCGCCTGCTCGCCTCCGTCACCCCCGCGCACGTCGACGTCGTATCCGCCGCGGCCACCGACCACACCGGTTGCGCCACGCTCTGGTTGCCCCCGGACGGCCGCGGCGACCGCGGGGTCTCCTCGCTCGTACGCCGCGACGTGCACTCCGTCACCCTGGACGTGCCCTGCCTCCCTCTGGACGCGCTGAGGCTCACCGCCGTCACCCTCATCAAGATCGACGTGGACGGCGGAGAACTGGCCACCCTACGCGGCGCGGCACGCACCATCGAGCGCGAACACCCCGCGCTCTTCGTGGAGTTGGAGACCCGCATTCAGCCGCTCGCGCCCGTGCTGGAGTGGACGGCCACCCGCGGATATTGCGGCTGGGTCCTGCCACGCGACCGTTGGCTGCCGCTGGCCGACTTCGATCTGTCCACCCATCAGTCCCACACCTCCCACCTCGCCGAACACGGCCTGCTGAGGCGTTCCCTCGCCCCGCACCGCCGCTACGTCAATTCCGTGCTCTTCCTCCCCGACGGCGCCCGGCCCGGCTCCGCTCACACCGCGCCGGTCGCTGCCTCGGCATCTCCCCCGGCCGCCATCCGCGACCATGTCCATCATGAACCCCGCCACTGA
- a CDS encoding glycosyltransferase family 2 protein: MRQLRVGVAILTMGNRPAELRDLLDSVAKQDLPATHIVVVGNGSPLPPLPEGVTGVSLSENLGVSGGRNVALDELRKLGDLDVVVDLDDDGLLISTDVFSRLAELYESDRELGIVSFRIADELGRTQRRHVPRLRVGDPQQGGLVTTFLGGGHALSVPMLDRIGGWPDEFFYAHEETDLAWRALDDGWRIRYAPELVLQHPYTSPTRHAVYHRMVARNRVWLAKRHLPAVLVPVYLGVWAALTVVRGRSVAGLRAWAAGFAEGVRTPCGRRRPMRWRTVWRMTRLGRPPII; encoded by the coding sequence GTGCGTCAGTTGCGCGTAGGCGTCGCCATCTTGACCATGGGAAACCGCCCCGCCGAACTCCGGGACCTGCTGGATTCGGTGGCGAAGCAGGATCTCCCCGCGACGCACATCGTGGTCGTCGGCAACGGCTCGCCGCTGCCGCCGCTGCCCGAGGGCGTGACCGGCGTCTCGCTCAGCGAGAACCTGGGCGTCTCCGGTGGCCGGAACGTCGCCCTGGACGAGCTGCGCAAGCTGGGCGACCTGGACGTGGTGGTCGATCTGGACGACGACGGGCTGCTGATCAGCACGGACGTCTTCAGCCGGCTCGCGGAACTGTACGAGAGTGACCGGGAGTTGGGGATCGTCAGCTTCCGCATCGCCGACGAACTGGGCCGCACCCAGCGCCGTCACGTCCCGCGCCTGCGGGTCGGCGATCCGCAGCAGGGCGGGCTGGTCACGACGTTCCTGGGCGGCGGGCACGCGCTCTCCGTCCCGATGCTGGACCGGATCGGCGGCTGGCCGGACGAGTTCTTCTACGCCCACGAGGAGACCGATCTGGCCTGGCGGGCGTTGGACGACGGCTGGCGGATCCGTTACGCGCCGGAGCTGGTCCTCCAGCACCCGTACACCTCGCCGACCCGGCACGCGGTCTACCACCGGATGGTCGCGCGGAACCGCGTCTGGTTGGCGAAGCGCCATCTGCCGGCCGTCCTCGTCCCCGTGTACCTCGGTGTCTGGGCGGCGCTGACGGTCGTCCGCGGCCGCTCGGTGGCGGGCCTGCGCGCCTGGGCCGCGGGCTTCGCCGAGGGGGTTCGCACCCCCTGCGGCCGCCGCCGCCCGATGCGCTGGCGCACGGTGTGGCGCATGACGCGCCTGGGCCGCCCGCCGATCATCTAG
- the trxA gene encoding thioredoxin, producing the protein MSTVELTKENFDEIVSGNDFVLIDFWAEWCGPCKQFGPVFERSSEKHDDLLYAKINTEKEPELAAAFEIRSIPTLMIVRENIAVFAQPGALPETALEDVIGQARALDMEEVRASVAEAQQAQGGNGEQAQGE; encoded by the coding sequence ATGAGCACCGTGGAACTCACCAAGGAAAACTTCGACGAGATCGTCTCCGGCAACGATTTCGTGCTGATCGACTTCTGGGCCGAATGGTGCGGCCCCTGCAAGCAGTTCGGGCCGGTCTTCGAGCGCTCGTCCGAGAAGCACGACGACCTGCTCTACGCCAAGATCAACACCGAGAAGGAGCCGGAACTCGCCGCCGCCTTCGAGATCCGCTCCATCCCCACCCTGATGATCGTCCGCGAGAACATCGCGGTGTTCGCCCAGCCCGGCGCGCTCCCCGAGACCGCCCTGGAAGACGTCATCGGCCAGGCCCGCGCCCTCGACATGGAAGAGGTCCGCGCCTCGGTCGCCGAGGCCCAGCAGGCACAGGGCGGCAACGGAGAGCAGGCGCAGGGCGAGTGA
- the mreB gene encoding rod shape-determining protein, translated as MTISLAQLRRCSAAVDLGAARTRVYVKNQGLVVDEPTVAAVNTRTGSMLAVGAQAEVMDGRTPDYIRVVRPVSNGTVVDIDMAQRLLRHLVGDKLRKTWRRRPSMRAAVCLPYGSEPLAQRAAVETLTGLGARRVELVDTLVAAAVGCGLPVEQPEATMIVVCGAGTTQVAVLSLGSIVAAETVPVGGNAIDHAVIQHLRLHHDLMLPNQSSRPLHLMLSGDGELAPGSTEVHGRDVVSGLARSVHVDTERVRRAIITPLTAILDGIGAVLRRCPPDLVADLGERGIMLAGGSALIPGLEPMIHEATSMPVHIADQPGTCAVQGLGAMIEGKVQPLHLDPLAP; from the coding sequence ATGACCATCAGCCTCGCCCAACTGCGCCGCTGCTCGGCCGCCGTCGACCTCGGCGCCGCCCGGACCAGGGTCTACGTCAAGAACCAAGGGCTGGTCGTCGACGAACCGACCGTCGCCGCGGTCAACACCCGCACCGGCTCGATGCTCGCCGTGGGCGCCCAGGCCGAGGTGATGGACGGCCGCACCCCCGACTACATCCGGGTCGTCCGGCCGGTCTCCAACGGGACGGTCGTGGACATCGACATGGCTCAGCGGCTGTTGCGGCACCTGGTCGGCGACAAGCTGCGCAAGACCTGGCGGCGGCGTCCCTCCATGCGGGCCGCGGTGTGCCTCCCGTATGGCAGTGAGCCGCTGGCGCAGCGGGCGGCCGTGGAGACCCTGACCGGGTTGGGCGCCCGCCGGGTCGAACTGGTCGACACGCTGGTCGCGGCGGCCGTGGGCTGCGGGCTCCCGGTGGAGCAGCCGGAGGCGACGATGATCGTGGTGTGTGGTGCGGGGACCACGCAGGTCGCGGTGCTCTCGCTCGGTTCGATCGTGGCCGCCGAGACCGTTCCCGTGGGCGGCAACGCCATCGACCACGCGGTGATCCAGCACCTGCGGCTGCACCACGATCTGATGCTGCCCAACCAGTCGTCGCGTCCGCTGCACCTGATGTTGTCCGGGGACGGCGAACTCGCCCCGGGCTCCACGGAGGTGCACGGGCGGGACGTGGTCAGCGGGCTCGCCCGGTCCGTGCACGTGGACACCGAGCGGGTGCGGCGCGCGATCATCACTCCGCTGACGGCGATCCTGGACGGCATCGGGGCGGTGCTGCGCCGCTGCCCGCCGGACCTCGTCGCCGACCTGGGCGAGCGCGGCATCATGCTGGCGGGCGGCAGCGCGCTGATCCCGGGGTTGGAGCCGATGATCCACGAGGCCACGTCGATGCCGGTGCACATCGCGGACCAGCCGGGCACCTGCGCGGTGCAGGGACTGGGCGCCATGATCGAGGGCAAGGTGCAGCCGCTGCATCTCGACCCGTTGGCGCCGTAG
- a CDS encoding MBL fold metallo-hydrolase produces the protein METRVDEIADGIYRISTFVPDVAGPAGFTFNQFLIDAEEPLLFHTGMRHLFPRVSEAVGRIVPVDQLRWLAFGHVEADECGAMNAFLAAAPRAEVAHGLQGCLVSLNDLADRPPRPLAHGETLDLGGKEVLRRRVLHLNTPHVPHNWEARVLFEETTGTLLCGDLFTQLGDGPPVTDHDLVEPALAAEETFRQTSCLTAAVETMRSLAHLAPRTLAVMHGSSYYGDGAAALRALADGYAERFSPEVAFAARPSVLAGSNAPRG, from the coding sequence ATGGAGACGCGCGTCGATGAGATCGCCGACGGGATCTACCGGATCTCCACCTTCGTTCCCGATGTGGCCGGGCCCGCGGGCTTCACGTTCAACCAGTTCCTCATCGATGCGGAGGAGCCGCTCCTCTTCCACACGGGCATGCGGCACCTCTTCCCGAGGGTTTCGGAGGCCGTGGGTCGGATCGTGCCGGTGGATCAGTTGCGCTGGCTGGCGTTCGGGCATGTGGAGGCCGACGAGTGCGGGGCGATGAACGCGTTCCTGGCCGCGGCGCCGCGCGCCGAGGTGGCGCACGGCCTCCAGGGGTGCCTGGTGTCGCTGAACGACCTCGCCGACCGGCCGCCGCGCCCGTTGGCGCACGGCGAGACGCTCGACCTGGGTGGCAAGGAGGTGCTCCGGCGTCGGGTGCTGCACCTCAACACCCCGCACGTGCCGCACAATTGGGAGGCGCGGGTGCTGTTCGAGGAGACCACCGGCACGCTGCTGTGCGGCGACCTGTTCACCCAGCTCGGCGACGGCCCGCCGGTGACCGATCACGACCTGGTGGAGCCGGCGTTGGCCGCGGAGGAGACGTTCCGCCAGACGTCGTGCCTGACGGCGGCGGTGGAGACCATGCGGTCGTTGGCGCACCTCGCCCCGCGGACGCTGGCGGTGATGCACGGCTCGTCGTATTACGGTGACGGGGCGGCGGCGCTGCGCGCGTTGGCCGACGGCTATGCGGAGCGGTTCAGTCCGGAGGTGGCCTTCGCCGCCCGTCCGAGCGTCCTCGCCGGCTCCAACGCCCCGCGGGGCTGA